The genomic region GCTAAGTCCATACTCGGCTCTCCTCAGTTGACATCTCCGGCTCGTCTGCTGCCGGTTTGACTGCCTTTCGTCGAATCGGAGGAGTCCACCTCCTCTGCACCTCCGTTCCCTCGACAATCCTTCGGGCCTGCTCATAAAACTCAATCGCCCGACGGTAGTTTTTCTGCTTCTGATAGATGCGGGCCGCAAGCATCAGGCCGGACACGGTCGGCCGAACGGACAGCACCGGCTCCAGCACCTGCAGGGCCTCTCCGCAGCGTCCCGCCTGAATCAGCGCGTGGGCCTGACGCGTCCGCATCCACAACCCGTTGCCGAAATGCTCCGCCAGATACGCATAAATCTGGGCGGCATATCCCCAATCTCCCTCCTGCTGAACCTGTTCAGCCGCCGCCAGAAAATGGTCAAATCGAAACGGATATTCTTCAAACTTCGGCTTTCGAACGGAAAAACCCCCCGCCTGCAAAGACGCCCGCAGCGGCAGATGTCCATACTGCCGGCGCACCCGCCGGAGTTCCTCTGTTCGGAAAACCGCTCCCCAGCACGTTTCCGTCGCTTCGACCAGCTCAAAGGCCTGATAGGGCTGCCGGCACTCCAGCAGCGGACAAAGCGACCGCTCCAGCCAGGCCGCCTCATCCATCTCCGCCGCCAGTCCCGTCGGCACCAGCGCGGTATAGGCCCCTTCACAGACCGCCAGCATTCGGTCCACACGCTTTTCAAGGGAAGAAGCCGGCTCCGCCGGCACCACAACCACATTCGGCACCGCCGGCCGCCATCCGGACGCCTGCTCCGGACCGAGCGCCACATAAATCTGCTGCGGATAAAAGGTATGGGACCACAAATCACGAAGCGTTTGCTCCAGCAAGGCATCCGCACGTTCAGCCAGAACCAAAACCGACAAATCCTCCACACACGGCCAGGGTTTGGGCGGACGAGTCGTGCGGATAGTCAGCACATTCCGCAAATAGTCCTGGACATTCTTTCGGCGCTGAACGGAAATCCGGTCGCACTCCCCAACCGGCCCGTAATATTCCCCCGTAATCTGGGGGACGTGCAGAAAATCCGTATAAAAACACAGTTTGCGATTCAAATCCCAGTCAATCAGCACATTCAGGTTTTCGTTGTATCCTCCCGCCCGCTCCAGCAGGTCTTTTCGATGCATCACACTCACATGCAGGACGTGATTAAACTGAAGCATCAGCATCCGGTCGAAGTCCCGCGAGATTTCCAGATTTTTTGCCAGCGCAATCCGCCGCCCGTCCGGCTTGACCCGGCAGTGCACCTTATACAAATCGCTGTAAACAGCGCCGCAGCGGTCCTGGCTCTCGATCGCTTCGACCAGCCGCTGAACGTGATGCGGATAAAACTTGTCATCATCCCCCAAATAACAAATGTACTCGCCGCGGGCATGAGCCAGGGCCTCGTTAAACGAATAGGGAAGTCCTCGATTCTCCGAGCGATTGATAAAGGTCAGCCGCCGGTCATCAAATCGACGCACCACCTCCTCGACATCCGCCCCGCCGTCCCGGACCAGCACCACCTGCAGATGCGGCCAGGTCTGCCTGAAAATACTTTCGAGCGCCTCGGCCAGGTATTGCGGCCGGTTGTATGTACTGATCAGGATACTGACCAGCGGACCATGTTGGGGACGTCGAAATGTCATCCTCTCACGAATCCGATTTCTCTGTGGTCTTCGGGGTTGCCCATGAAATAGTCAATCGTTCAACGGCCTCCAAAACGTCCTCCGGCTTGACCGGACAGACAGAAACAACAGCGGCTCCTTTTTTCATCGGCCAGCAATCCCACGAATTCCTGCCCAGATAGACCACCGGCAGCTGAATGGCAGCCGCCAGGGCCGCAATTTCCTCATCCTCACTGATGAGCAAATCACACTGCCGAAGAACCGTCGCGATTTCTCGAGCCGTCAGCTTCCCGCGAAGGTCTTTGGCCTCCTGCGCCGCTGCACCGCCTCCTCCTCCCACATACAGAAGCCCCGCACCCCATTTCTCTTTCAGCTGGCGGCTCAGTTCCGCCGACTGAACGGACAGCCAGCTGGACGAATCCGTCGAAATCGGTGCCAGGGCAATTCGCGGATGAGCCAGTTTTGACAGACCGAATCGCTGCGTGCGGACAAAATCAAAACTGTTTAAGATAATTTGAGGTGTCTGCTGCTGTTCCAGGCGAACTCCCAGTTGTCCCGCCGCATCAAACATCCAGTCCATACCGGCTCCTTTCTGCGGAGCTCCCCGCAGGTAAATCACTTTGTCAAAGGATTCCTTCAGCTCCCCGGCATCTCCATAAGCCAACCCGTGCACGCCGGGATGCCCGATGTATAAATCTGCATATTCATGACAGATTGTAATCTCCTGTTCCGATGCGGCAGCTTGTGCATAAATCCGAACAGCCGGCTGAGCCCACAGCGCCGGCAGCAAACCGGCCGGCGGAACAAGCAGAACCTTCATCCGTTTGGTTCCGGTGCCGTCTGACAAAATCGGCTGAGTCGGCTCACCGGACAACGGAGCGGAATCCTCCGTCAAAAAGGGACGGCGGACGGACTCCTTCCCGAACAAGAACAAACCGTTCCTGCTTCCGCCGGTCCCGCGGCTGTTCCTGAAATGGCTGAGAGCCGCTGAGCCGCCTCGAGGGCCTTCCTGGCCAGCTCCTCAATAGAGTCCGACGCCGAAACAGAGGAAGATTTGGCAGGCGCCGGCTCCTGCGGCCTCGGTTCGAAAGAAGCCCCCGAGGGAACAGAACCGCTGATGACAGAAGGACTTTGAACACTTGCCGCCGGTTCAACAGACGGCTGAGATTCATACGGAACCCCGCCGGAACGAAGCGAAATCTGATGTTCTATCTCCGAAAGGACTCGAACCAGCGGCAGATAAACCTGAACCGGACAGCAGCGGTTGACGACCCACTCCCGGTACCGCCGCGGCTCATACGCCCCTTCAAGAATCTGTCGGCAGAAATCCTCCGCCAGCACAAACACAAACTCCTTTTCCACAAACTCGCAGACGCCCGGGAACTGATGCACAACCGGACGAAGCCCCGCCGCCATCGCCTGCAGAACCCCCGGCATCGCCCGCCCGTCCACCGCCGTGGAAAGAATATAGTGCTTGTCCTTCAGCCACCGTGCCCAGCTGCGGGGAACCCCATCCAGAATCACCGCATTGTCCAGCCCCATCGTTTCAATCATCGATTCCACATAGGCACGAATCGTCTCATCTTCAAACTCGCCGGCCAGATACAGCCGCATATCGGCATCCAGATAATGCAGCTTCTGCATACATTGCAGCAGAAACATCGGATTCTGATGCGCCGTCCAGGGTCCTATGGCCGCCAGCCGCTTGCCTTTTCGCCGCTCTGTAAAACCAATCGTTTCGGGATCCACGCTCGGCCCCATGGACAAAACCTGCATAGACGAAGGAAGGGTCCCCAAACGCAGGCGAATCTGTTCTGCCGCCGCCTGGGAAGGAACAAACAAAGCCCGGATTCCCATCCAGTCAATCTGTTCCAGAGCGGGGTGATTCAGGTCTTCATAGTCCAGGAAAAGAATGGCAGGAGCATGCGGATCGCGTCCTTCCAGCAGGGCTCGGCCGATGCCCACAAAAATCGGAATGCTCCGCACATAAACTTCATCCGGCACCGCCGGCGGCTGTCCCCCCACAATCAAACGGATCGGATAGCGCAGTCCAAGATAGTCCTTGAGCCCCTCCAGACGACGTTCCTGCTCTGCATAGAGAAAAACCGCCGTCCGTTTGCTGCGGATAATCTCAATCATCGGACGCAGGATTTCCTGATTCGGCGCCAGCCGCAGCGAATACAGCAGCATTTCAATCGCCGGCCCAAATGCATGCTTTTCCACAAAACAATTGGCGATTCGATTCAGCGTATCTACATTCAGGATTTCCCGGTCCGCCATCTCGTCCAGCAGTCCGACCGCCTGTTCCGGCTGACGCTCCGCCAAATATGCTTCACAAAGGTTAAAAAGAACCTGGGTGAGCATCTCTCCCTGACTGTGCAAACGGGCTTTTTGGAAATGCTCGATGGCCTCCCGCCCCCGATGAAGACAGTACAGAATTGTACCGGCATCATTCAGGGCCTCGGGGTCATTGGGGTTCTCTCTCAAATACCCCTCCAAAAGCCCTAAGGCCTGCTCATATCGTCCCCCTTCCGCCAATTCCGTCGCCTGCATCAGCACTTTTCTATCCATTCCCGCCATTGTTCAACTCCCTTAATTGATTTTTGGGTCCGCAGTGTTCCTCCTTTTCTTGTGCAAATTCTATGCCTTAAAGTCAAAATCGCATTTTTGAGAGAGAAAAGACCAAATCCTGCCGCGTAAAATTAAGAAATGTCAAAAGTTCAAACACCCCCCCTCAGACGCAGGCAGTTGAAGCTTCCGTCTGCCTTGCCGCTGCTTTGAACGGCTGATTCTCAAAAGAAGCCAAAAGCTCATCTACAAGCCGCAGAGTACGACTTAAAGGATATCGCCTCTCCACAAACTCTCGATAAGCATTCGGCTCATATAGGTCCGATAATATCTGCCCGCAAAACTCTTCAGGAGTTGTAAACAGGTACTCCTGCCCGTAGATTTCCTCCGCACCCGGAAAATGATGGATAACCGGCTTTAGTCCTGCCGCCATTGCCTCGAGTATCCCCATTCCCTGGCTTTCAATAACACTGGCAGACACTAAATAATGCTTATCCGCAAGCCAGGAATCTATATCTTCCACCCAGCCGTGAAAATGAACAACCTCCTCGAGCCCCAGAATTCGGACTTGATGCTCCAGATACTGCTTCAAAAGCAAATCATCCAACTTGCCGGCAATGTGGAGATGATATTCCGGGTCAATCTGGTGCAATTCATACATACACTGGAGCAAAAACATCGGATTCTTTACCAAGCGAAGGTTGGCAATAAAAGCTATATTTTTCCCTTTTTCCCGCCGAATGAACGGAATCTTATCCACATCCACCCCGTTTGGAATCCGGACAATTGCTGTCTGCTTACGAATATCCGGCACCCAATGTTCCAGGGCCCGGAGTACATAGGAATTGCCTACCGTGACCAGCACATCCACATTCGGCCAATGAATCTGCTTCGGCCAGGGCAAATAGGCTTCATACCGATGAAGTCGAACGATAATGCGGCAGGTCTTTGGAAAGTTTGTGCCGATCTGGGCCAGATTGCTCGCCCACTCGAACCAGGAAATATCACTCCAGTTCATCAGCGACCGGATTTCATCGGACCGGCTGCCGCTGAACACGCGAACCGGGTAGCGCTGCTGCAGGTAGGACAAAATCGGCTTCAAAAACGTATCTCCATCGGCCCCGCAGAAAAAGGCAATTTTCGGACGATGAACTTTTAACTGCTCAATCGGCTCATCAAAAACAGAAGGAGTTTTCGAAACCGCCCGCCCCATCTGAAAGACCTCCATTGCGGAGGCCGGCTCCTGCCGGCGGAGGAAACAACCGGCAGCTTCCAGCACCAGGGAGTCATTCCAGCAGCCCTCATTCCGCATCATCCGAAAAAGCCGGACTGCCTCATCAGGACGGTTCAGCTTCAGCCAAGCCGCAGCCAAATCCGCCGGAGCTTCCTTGGGTCCATCCAGCAAAGAAAGGCATCGCTGAAAGCACCGAACGGCCCCCCGGAAATCTCCCTGCTGCATCGCCAGCCGTCCCGCCAGATGCCAGCCGGGCCCGTAGGTCGGGCGTGCCTTCAAAAACTCCCCAATTTGACGCCGAGCCGAATCAATTCGTCCGTCTTTAGCCGACTGAACGGCCTGCTGATACAGCTGCGTTGGAGAAGCCATTCCTGTCATTTCATGTCCTTCTATTGAAGAAAATCCAGCAGAGAGGTTGAAAAAATCTTTGACGCCGCCGTCAGCGACATCTCATAGAGCAGCTGATGACGCGCCAAATCAATAGACAATTGTGTGATATCCGCATCCAGCAGACGGCTGACCTCGTCTTCTGAATTGACTTTCATATCCTCCATACTGTCTTTCAGATTGCTGAGCGTTTCAATGCGGCCTCCGATAATCGGAAACGACCGCACCAGTTTCTGTTCAACCTCCTGCATGGACGCCAGAGTCGCGCCCATCAGACTGTCCAGCGTTTTGTCATCCAGATTCTGCGTATTGTTCAGCAAATCTCTGGCGTAAATCAAAATATTAAAAATATCATACGTTCCGGGAACACGAATCGGCTCCGTGCCGGTCTGTTTAATTCCGGTGGCATCCACATAGAGGACTTCCCCCGTCTCGGAATGGACGACGGCTGCATTGGTTTCCGTCCCGTCCACCGTTACCCAGCTGGCTCCGCCGTCAATCGACAATTGGTAATTGCCCGGACTGCCGGCTACAGTCAAATAAACATCTCCCCGAACACTCGAGGTGCCGGTGCCGGCGGCGGCACCGGTTGACCCGTAAAAAACCGGAGTCTGACGGGTATCATCCCGAAACAGCCGATCTCCGACCAGCAGAGCCGAAATCTCCATTCCCTCAATAATTTCGACATTCTGTTCCTGCTGACTGCCCTGATAGGTCACGCGGACAATCTGCCCATTGCTGTCCCGTTCAACCTGATAAGGTGCTTGTTCCGATTTCGCTCCGGCAAACAAATACTGGCCAAGCCGCTCAGAATTGGCAAATGAAACAATTTGTTCCAGCGCATTATTCAGTTCCGTCGCCAACGTACGCCGCACCTGGGTACTCGTTGTGCCGGACATCGTAGATGCCATCGAAGCCCGGGCATTCGCCAATTCACTCATAATGCTCTGAACAACAGATGAACTTAAATCCAAAATGCTGATAGCCTCCTCCATCGTTTTTAAATAAACCTCTTTTTCTCGCTTATCCGTCTGGAAACCGAGGATCTGGTTTCCGCGGCTCGGATCATCCGAAACCCGGTTAAGGTCCTGCCCCGTGGCCGCCTTCTGCTGAAGAACACTCAGGGCCCCCGAATGGCGGCTGATGGCCCAGTAGGTGGCCTTAAATATAGATTCCAAGGAATAACTCATCGCTTATCCTCGCTTGATTCCTTCACAAAATTCTTCGAACCGCACCTCTGAACCGAAGGCGTTTTCAGGACAAAATAGTCATAATCGTGTCAATGGAGTCGTTCACGGAATTCAGATATTTGGCCATGGCCTGAAACATCCGTTCATAGATAACCATCAACCCGGCCTGTTCATTGACATCCACACTGCTGATATTGTCGCGCTGCTCCTCCAGACTTCGCAGAATTTCCTGTGTATTGCTTTGCTGCATATCCAGAACGGAAATCTTCTGTCCGACATCCACCGCCAGCTGCCGATAATATTCCTTGGTCGTCATTCCGTTCAGTGCCGTCAGGGTTTGGTCTCCCAGACTTGCCATTGCCAGGCAGTTCCGGTTGTCCGTACCTTCTACGCCGGTCGAAACGGCAATTCGAGAGGCGTCCGAGCGAATATCATCCGTCACATCAATCGAGGAGGCGTCCCGCCCGCTGAAGAAACAGTTGATGCCCACGGCCGCCAGAAAACCCGATGTATCCGAATTGGCCAGGGCTTCAATGTTAATGACGTCACCGTCGTTTAAATACCCCGGGCTGGACCCGTTTGTTCCCAGCGTAATGGAAATTCCCTGCTCCAGCGGAATGGCCGTCCCCGGAACATACTCCTGCCCCAGCTGAACCGTCGCTACGACACTGCCTGAGCCGTCCCGAACTTCCAGCGACATTGTTCCGTTTCCAATCGCCAGCGTCTGACCGGGCGGATTGGTGTGGACGGTGCAGGTGTACGTCTGATTGACGGTACCGGTATATTGACCGGAGATGGCAATCGTCGGCGGTTTCTGGTCGTCACCCGGGCCGGCGCCCGCCAAAACAGGAGGAACGGTCGACGTCGGCGCCGTTAAAACCCCCGGAAGAAAATCGAATTTATAGCCGGTATTGGCCACAATCTGAAGACGCCCTGCATACAAACCCGTTGCCTCATCCAGTCCCGGAATCGACGCCAGGTCCGCTGCCACGCTTTCCAATGTGCTGGTTTCATCCACCGTGACTGTATAGCGAGTGGAAACACCGTCCGGGTCAATCACCCGAACATAAATTGTCCCCGACGTCACCGGCGGCACAAATTCCGCGACACTGCTTTCCGTCATCGTCCAGCCCGTCAGACTCGTAAACGAGCCGCTCGAACCGATGCCCTGGACATGCAGGCGGTTGATTTCCGAAATCAGCGTCACCGCCAGCGTATCCAGCTTCTCCATAAAATCCGCCAGTGTTTCATTCCGCAGCTCAAAAATAGCCCCCAATGTCCCCGATTGCAAAACGGTTTCGTACTGCTCCGTGCCGGCCGCAGCAATTCCCAGCAGGGTCTGCCCCCCCTCCTCCACCAAACCAAGCCGAATCGCACAGACATTTGAACCAATGACAATCGGAGTATCCGCCACCGCTACATCCACCACCCCATAATCACGGGTGGTGGTTCGAACCGTCACATATTCTCCCATCTGCCCAATCAGCAGGTCCCGCTGGTCCATCAGATTTCCGCACTCCTGCCCTTGAACCTGAAGAGAAAAAATCTCCTGATTCATCTGAGCAATCTGTTCTGCCAGCTGATTAATCTTCGAGACAACCTCCTGACCCTCTGTATAAAGAGAATCCTGAAGACTGTTGACAATGGAGGCGAGGTTTCGGAATTGACTGGTTAGTGTCTCCGCCGATGCCAGCACGGAGGTCTGATAGTTGACATCCTGCGGCCGAAGAGACAGGTTATAAAGAGAGGCATAAAAATTATCCAGACTTTCACTGATGCTGCTCAGCGACAGCTCCCCCATCGCACTTTCCACCACCCTCAGACCATCCAGTTTTCGGGACAGTGAGGATAAAGTGGAGTTGTACTGAAGCAGCTGCGCCTCCAGAAATTCATCCATTTTGCGCCGGATACCGGCAAAATCCACCCCCTGTCCGGTCATCACGCCGTTCATATAGGAATCCCGAGCCGGCCGCAAATCCACCTGCTGGCGGTGATAGCCCGGCGTGGCGGCGTTCGCCAGATTGTTGCCGATGACATTCAGCGCCTTTTGCGCTGCGCTGATTCCGCTCATCCCTATATCATAACCGGCCATCGTCCGCGTTCCTTCCTGCTGTCTTTCTCTATCCTTTCATCTTGACCAGCCCGGTTGAGTTCATTCCACCGACACGGCCGTGCGCATCATACAGTCCTCCCCCCGCCGGCTGCCCCGTGAGAACTTCCAGCAGCCGCCGATTCAGCCGCGCGCATTCACGAACCAGAAGCTCCGTCGCCAGATGCTGCCGACGAAGACGAGCCGTCAGTTCCTTCAGGCGTTCCTGCCGCTCCCGCAGCGGCACCTGCTGCATAGGCTCACATCGTCGGCAAATCTCCGACAGACACACCTGTTCAACCCGGCAGCCCATCGCCGCGGCGAACTGCTCCATCAAATGCCGACGGCGGGTTTCCATTTCGGAACCGATCCGTCCTTCCTCGTCCAGCTGCTCCCGCATCCGCTCGAGAGCCCCGGTGTCCCGCCGAATCAGAGCCCGGCGAAACTCATCCAGGAAGACCAATACCCGCTCCAGTGCCAGCGCCTGGCAGTCCAGATAGACCAGAAGTTCATCAACCTGCTGTCGGCTGATCGGCTTCATAATCGCTCATCCAATCCGGCCGGACCCGCCGAGTCGGCCGCATCCCTAAAAGATTCTTCTCTCATCCACTGCTGAACCATTTCTTTCCACAGCCCCACGCCGCCTTCCCGCGAAACCTGCTCTCCCAGAAACATCCAGAACATACTTTGAATTTGTTCTCTGAATCCGGTCTCCTCTCCTTCCTCCTCGTCATTGACTTCAAGGGATTCTGTGGCCTCTTTCATCTGTTTAAAAACCTGCTGGAGGAGTATCCCTTCAAACTGTTTGGCCGTTTCCTCCAGCTCTTTGGTTCGACCGACCGACTCCTGCCCTGCTCCCAGACGCTCGACAGCCGTCAACGAAGGCAAAGGCACAGGAGGAATCAGAGAATCAGATGGAAACTCTATCGGCATCACATCATCTCCAGCTTGGCCTGCAGGGCTCCGGCTCGGTTCAAGGCGTCAAAAATGGATATCAAATCCCGCGGTGAAGCCCCGATGGCATTCAAGGCCCGAGCCAGCTCCTCCACCGTTACCGTTCGGGGAACCGAAATGAGATACCCCTGCCGTTCCTCTACCGAGAGTGCAGTATCGTCAATGACGGCGGTCGTAGCCGACTCCGTAAACGGCGTTGTCGGCTGGGATACGTACTGCTGCTCTTTGATTTTGACCACCAGGTCACCCTGCGCAACGGCTGTCTCAGAAATACTCACCGTTCCGCCGACGACAATCGTTCCCGTCCGTTCATTGATCACGACAATCCCCGGCAAATCCACCTCCACCTCCAACTGCAGCAGCGAATCCACAAATTTCAGGATATCGGCATCCGCTACCGTATCGGGAATCCGCACCCGTATCGTCCCGGGGTCCTCCGCAAAAGCAGACTCCGGATACAGCCGGTCAATGGCCGCCCGAATCCGCTCTGCCGTCGTAAAGTTGTGATGCCGCAGCGACAGCGTGATATACCGCTGATTGCCGATCAATTGAACAAATCGGGATGTCTCCGCCCGCTCCACATAGGCACCGTTCGGAATCCGCCCGACTGTGGGATGATTTTTGGCGACCTTGCTGCCGGTCTTGCCTTCCACGGTCCACGAACTGGTTGAGACCGACGCCACCCGCGCCACAGCATAGACTTCGCCGTCCAGTCCTTTCAGTTCCGTCGCCAGCAGTGTCCCGCCCTGCAGACTCTTGGCGGCACCCAAAGCGGAGATGTTAATATCAATAAGAGAACCTTCCCGGTCCCACGGCCCCAGTTCCGCCGTAACCATCACAAGGGCGATATTCTCCGACCGAAGCATCTCCGGAGACAAACTCACCTGCCCTTCCCGCTGGAGAAGACTGGTGAGCATTTGAGCACTGGGCAGCGACCCGTCGCCGGTTCCGTTCAGGCCGACAACCAATCCCGTTCCGAACAGCGGGTTTCCACGAATCCCGTGCACCTGCACAATGTCAGCGACGCGGGCTGCAAAACCGACAGTCGCCCATCCTGCCAGGCAAAGGAGGGCAGCGGCCGATTTCTGTATTCTGCTGACGGTCTTCATTCTCATTGTCCTCTTTAGAACGGCCAGATTTTATCGAGAAATTTCCCCAGCCAGCCGGGTTTGGTAAAATCCTTTGTGACCCCTTCATTGACGGCAATCATCTGAAAATTCGCCACCTGTTCACTGCGAATCGTATTGTCAAAACTGATATCGCGCGGACGAACAATCCCGCTCACCTGAATCGTCTGGGTGTCGCCGTTTAACTCCCGCGTCCGCGTGCCCATCACCACCAGATTGCCGTTCGGGTGAATATCCATCACGACGACGGTAATTCGGTCTTCGATTTTCCGTTCGTCCTTGTAGTCCGACTTTCCGCTCAGACTTTTGCTTGAATCGACATCCACCTTAACCTTGCTGACGTTCGGAAGGATATGGCCGACTGAGATATCATCCCCGCCCAAATCAAAACTCCGATCGCTGGTACGGCTCAAATCCTGCTTGACCTTGTTGTCCACCTTGTGAATTTCGCTGATAATAATCGTCAGGACATCTCCAATCTGATTGGCCTTGTCATCCGCATACATCGGCTTGGCGGCGGTTGTCCGTTTGGCCCAAATCGAACCTGCCTGAAGCGAGCCGGAAGACAAGAGAAGCACCATCAGGACGAATCCGCAGTACCGGGCATGTTCAAACCAGTCTCTCTTCATTTGTTCTCCTTTTCCCATAAAGGCTGAACTGTGCCGTCCGCCATCACACGGCCCAGCACAATCCGTTCATCCGGACGTTGCCCTCGCTTGACCCGGATTATCTGGCCTTCCGCACCTTCATCGAGGGCCTCGCCGCCGGCGGTAATCTGCATCAGACCTGTATCAATTTTCAGCACAACCTTTTGGCGTCGCTGAACAAGAATCGGCGGTGCGGGCTTCTGAAGCCATTGGGGACGAATCACCGTTCCGGCTGAAATGGCCCGTCGGGCCGTCATCCCAACCACCTCGGCCAATTCCACCGTCTGCGGCTCCGGGGTCTCCGCTGTTTCCAAACGAACCGCCTGCGGAGAAATCACCTGGCCGACCGCAATATCCGACGCGGCAACGACCTGACGGCTGCGAAAGCGAACCTCAAATGGAATCAGAACACGGCTGATTTCCTGCCCATTTTCACGAAAGGACAAAATCACGGTCCGCCGACCCGGCGTCCGGTCGCTTCCCAAGAGCGGCACCACCTCACAGGATTTGCCGGCCTCCAACACACGGCCGGACAGCACTGTCGCCGCTTCCCCAATCACGGCATCCTGTCCGGCCAGCTGCGACTGAAGATACGCCCGGGCTGTTTCCAACAGCGATGCACCGCTCAGTTCCTGACCCTTTCGGCTCACCACAACTCGTTCCGCCCCCATCAGGCGAATCTTCTCCGGAGAGACTCCGCCTGCCGCCAGACAGCTGCGAATGGTCTGCTGGTCCAGCGTAATCTGCTGGCCCGGCATCGAAAAACGCCCCAGCGAAATCTTTCGAACAGCGGCCGCCAGGTCCTGTGACCCCTGCAGCAGACCGATTTGTCCTAATTCGATAACCTCTGTTTCAACCTGAGCGGCTCGAGGCAGATAAATCTCCAAACCGGCGTCCTGAGAAACCGCCGTGCACAGCAACACCCCGTTCAAAAGCATCCAAAGCTTCATTTGTTCA from Anaerohalosphaeraceae bacterium harbors:
- a CDS encoding glycosyltransferase translates to MTFRRPQHGPLVSILISTYNRPQYLAEALESIFRQTWPHLQVVLVRDGGADVEEVVRRFDDRRLTFINRSENRGLPYSFNEALAHARGEYICYLGDDDKFYPHHVQRLVEAIESQDRCGAVYSDLYKVHCRVKPDGRRIALAKNLEISRDFDRMLMLQFNHVLHVSVMHRKDLLERAGGYNENLNVLIDWDLNRKLCFYTDFLHVPQITGEYYGPVGECDRISVQRRKNVQDYLRNVLTIRTTRPPKPWPCVEDLSVLVLAERADALLEQTLRDLWSHTFYPQQIYVALGPEQASGWRPAVPNVVVVPAEPASSLEKRVDRMLAVCEGAYTALVPTGLAAEMDEAAWLERSLCPLLECRQPYQAFELVEATETCWGAVFRTEELRRVRRQYGHLPLRASLQAGGFSVRKPKFEEYPFRFDHFLAAAEQVQQEGDWGYAAQIYAYLAEHFGNGLWMRTRQAHALIQAGRCGEALQVLEPVLSVRPTVSGLMLAARIYQKQKNYRRAIEFYEQARRIVEGTEVQRRWTPPIRRKAVKPAADEPEMSTEESRVWT
- a CDS encoding glycosyltransferase, giving the protein MASPTQLYQQAVQSAKDGRIDSARRQIGEFLKARPTYGPGWHLAGRLAMQQGDFRGAVRCFQRCLSLLDGPKEAPADLAAAWLKLNRPDEAVRLFRMMRNEGCWNDSLVLEAAGCFLRRQEPASAMEVFQMGRAVSKTPSVFDEPIEQLKVHRPKIAFFCGADGDTFLKPILSYLQQRYPVRVFSGSRSDEIRSLMNWSDISWFEWASNLAQIGTNFPKTCRIIVRLHRYEAYLPWPKQIHWPNVDVLVTVGNSYVLRALEHWVPDIRKQTAIVRIPNGVDVDKIPFIRREKGKNIAFIANLRLVKNPMFLLQCMYELHQIDPEYHLHIAGKLDDLLLKQYLEHQVRILGLEEVVHFHGWVEDIDSWLADKHYLVSASVIESQGMGILEAMAAGLKPVIHHFPGAEEIYGQEYLFTTPEEFCGQILSDLYEPNAYREFVERRYPLSRTLRLVDELLASFENQPFKAAARQTEASTACV
- the flgL gene encoding flagellar hook-associated protein FlgL gives rise to the protein MSYSLESIFKATYWAISRHSGALSVLQQKAATGQDLNRVSDDPSRGNQILGFQTDKREKEVYLKTMEEAISILDLSSSVVQSIMSELANARASMASTMSGTTSTQVRRTLATELNNALEQIVSFANSERLGQYLFAGAKSEQAPYQVERDSNGQIVRVTYQGSQQEQNVEIIEGMEISALLVGDRLFRDDTRQTPVFYGSTGAAAGTGTSSVRGDVYLTVAGSPGNYQLSIDGGASWVTVDGTETNAAVVHSETGEVLYVDATGIKQTGTEPIRVPGTYDIFNILIYARDLLNNTQNLDDKTLDSLMGATLASMQEVEQKLVRSFPIIGGRIETLSNLKDSMEDMKVNSEDEVSRLLDADITQLSIDLARHQLLYEMSLTAASKIFSTSLLDFLQ
- the flgK gene encoding flagellar hook-associated protein FlgK; the protein is MAGYDIGMSGISAAQKALNVIGNNLANAATPGYHRQQVDLRPARDSYMNGVMTGQGVDFAGIRRKMDEFLEAQLLQYNSTLSSLSRKLDGLRVVESAMGELSLSSISESLDNFYASLYNLSLRPQDVNYQTSVLASAETLTSQFRNLASIVNSLQDSLYTEGQEVVSKINQLAEQIAQMNQEIFSLQVQGQECGNLMDQRDLLIGQMGEYVTVRTTTRDYGVVDVAVADTPIVIGSNVCAIRLGLVEEGGQTLLGIAAAGTEQYETVLQSGTLGAIFELRNETLADFMEKLDTLAVTLISEINRLHVQGIGSSGSFTSLTGWTMTESSVAEFVPPVTSGTIYVRVIDPDGVSTRYTVTVDETSTLESVAADLASIPGLDEATGLYAGRLQIVANTGYKFDFLPGVLTAPTSTVPPVLAGAGPGDDQKPPTIAISGQYTGTVNQTYTCTVHTNPPGQTLAIGNGTMSLEVRDGSGSVVATVQLGQEYVPGTAIPLEQGISITLGTNGSSPGYLNDGDVINIEALANSDTSGFLAAVGINCFFSGRDASSIDVTDDIRSDASRIAVSTGVEGTDNRNCLAMASLGDQTLTALNGMTTKEYYRQLAVDVGQKISVLDMQQSNTQEILRSLEEQRDNISSVDVNEQAGLMVIYERMFQAMAKYLNSVNDSIDTIMTILS
- a CDS encoding flagellar protein FlgN, producing MKPISRQQVDELLVYLDCQALALERVLVFLDEFRRALIRRDTGALERMREQLDEEGRIGSEMETRRRHLMEQFAAAMGCRVEQVCLSEICRRCEPMQQVPLRERQERLKELTARLRRQHLATELLVRECARLNRRLLEVLTGQPAGGGLYDAHGRVGGMNSTGLVKMKG
- a CDS encoding flagellar basal body P-ring protein FlgI, which produces MKTVSRIQKSAAALLCLAGWATVGFAARVADIVQVHGIRGNPLFGTGLVVGLNGTGDGSLPSAQMLTSLLQREGQVSLSPEMLRSENIALVMVTAELGPWDREGSLIDINISALGAAKSLQGGTLLATELKGLDGEVYAVARVASVSTSSWTVEGKTGSKVAKNHPTVGRIPNGAYVERAETSRFVQLIGNQRYITLSLRHHNFTTAERIRAAIDRLYPESAFAEDPGTIRVRIPDTVADADILKFVDSLLQLEVEVDLPGIVVINERTGTIVVGGTVSISETAVAQGDLVVKIKEQQYVSQPTTPFTESATTAVIDDTALSVEERQGYLISVPRTVTVEELARALNAIGASPRDLISIFDALNRAGALQAKLEMM
- a CDS encoding flagellar basal body L-ring protein FlgH; its protein translation is MKRDWFEHARYCGFVLMVLLLSSGSLQAGSIWAKRTTAAKPMYADDKANQIGDVLTIIISEIHKVDNKVKQDLSRTSDRSFDLGGDDISVGHILPNVSKVKVDVDSSKSLSGKSDYKDERKIEDRITVVVMDIHPNGNLVVMGTRTRELNGDTQTIQVSGIVRPRDISFDNTIRSEQVANFQMIAVNEGVTKDFTKPGWLGKFLDKIWPF